Proteins found in one Nocardia brasiliensis ATCC 700358 genomic segment:
- a CDS encoding adenylate kinase yields MRVVLLGPPGAGKGTQAVLLSEKLGVPHISTGDLFRANISQQTPLGREAQKYMDAGDLVPSDVTNRMVEARVNEPDAANGFVLDGYPRTVDQADALEKILKDMDTKLDAVLCFVVPEDTVVARMLSRGRADDNEGVIRNRLRVYREETEPLLEHYDGLVVSVDGVGEVDEVNARALRALGH; encoded by the coding sequence GTGAGAGTTGTACTCCTCGGTCCGCCTGGTGCAGGCAAGGGCACCCAGGCCGTCCTGCTGTCGGAAAAGCTGGGCGTTCCGCACATCTCCACTGGAGACCTGTTCCGCGCGAACATCAGCCAGCAGACCCCACTGGGTCGCGAAGCGCAGAAGTACATGGACGCGGGCGATCTCGTGCCCAGCGATGTCACCAACCGCATGGTCGAGGCCCGGGTGAACGAGCCCGACGCCGCGAACGGCTTTGTGCTGGACGGCTACCCGCGCACGGTCGACCAGGCCGACGCGCTGGAGAAGATCCTCAAGGACATGGACACCAAGCTCGACGCGGTGCTGTGTTTCGTGGTCCCCGAGGACACGGTGGTCGCACGCATGCTCTCGCGTGGTCGCGCGGACGACAACGAAGGCGTGATCCGCAACCGGCTGCGGGTGTACCGCGAGGAGACCGAGCCGCTGCTGGAGCACTACGACGGGCTGGTCGTCTCGGTGGACGGCGTCGGCGAGGTCGACGAGGTCAACGCGCGCGCACTGCGGGCCCTGGGCCATTGA
- a CDS encoding GNAT family N-acetyltransferase has product MADIHEIQVGQTELASAAMLALRPRWETRQAVVELIDTRLRPGGYRLVGLFESEAGEAASVVGFRPAWSSAWGQHLYVDDVSTLPESRGHGYADLLIQWVVEEARRLNCEGVHLDSGVGPTRSAAHRLYMRNHFQISAHHFEHPI; this is encoded by the coding sequence GTGGCTGACATACACGAGATTCAGGTAGGGCAGACAGAACTTGCGTCGGCGGCGATGCTGGCGCTTCGTCCGCGTTGGGAGACGCGCCAAGCGGTGGTGGAGCTGATTGATACCCGCCTGCGGCCTGGGGGCTATCGGCTCGTCGGTCTCTTCGAGTCGGAAGCGGGTGAGGCGGCATCGGTGGTCGGCTTTCGTCCCGCCTGGTCATCAGCGTGGGGGCAGCATCTCTACGTCGATGACGTTTCGACTCTTCCCGAGTCACGCGGCCACGGTTACGCCGACCTGCTGATCCAGTGGGTCGTCGAGGAAGCTCGCCGTCTGAACTGCGAGGGCGTGCATCTCGACTCCGGTGTCGGCCCGACCCGTTCCGCGGCCCACCGCCTCTACATGCGAAACCACTTCCAGATCTCCGCCCACCACTTCGAACACCCAATCTGA
- the rpsE gene encoding 30S ribosomal protein S5 gives MPGRQRRDGGNGPAGQNGAAGGGDNRDNRGGGRDRRGGGDNRRDNAAEKNQLERVVAINRVSKVVKGGRRFSFTALVIVGDGNGLVGVGYGKAKEVPAAIQKGVEEARKGFFRVPMIGSTITHPVQGEAAAGVVMLRPASPGTGVIAGGAARAVLECAGIHDILAKSLGSDNAINVVHATVAALKMLQRPEEVAARRGLPLEDVAPAGMLRARAQAAGGAR, from the coding sequence ATGCCGGGACGTCAGAGGCGTGACGGCGGCAACGGACCCGCCGGACAGAATGGCGCTGCTGGTGGTGGCGACAACCGCGACAACCGCGGCGGTGGCCGCGACCGTCGGGGCGGCGGCGACAACCGCCGGGACAACGCTGCCGAGAAGAACCAGCTCGAGCGCGTCGTCGCGATCAACCGTGTCTCCAAGGTCGTGAAGGGTGGTCGTCGCTTCAGCTTCACCGCCCTCGTGATCGTCGGTGACGGCAACGGTCTGGTCGGTGTCGGCTACGGCAAGGCCAAGGAAGTTCCGGCGGCCATCCAGAAGGGTGTCGAGGAGGCTCGCAAGGGCTTCTTCCGCGTTCCGATGATCGGCTCGACCATCACCCACCCGGTGCAGGGCGAGGCGGCGGCCGGTGTGGTCATGCTGCGCCCGGCGTCCCCCGGTACCGGTGTGATCGCCGGTGGTGCGGCTCGTGCCGTGCTGGAATGCGCCGGCATTCATGACATCCTGGCGAAGTCGCTCGGTAGCGACAACGCCATCAACGTCGTGCACGCGACCGTTGCCGCGCTCAAGATGCTGCAGCGTCCCGAAGAGGTCGCGGCTCGCCGTGGCCTGCCGCTGGAAGACGTTGCCCCTGCGGGCATGCTGCGTGCGCGCGCCCAGGCTGCGGGAGGTGCCAGGTAA
- the map gene encoding type I methionyl aminopeptidase produces the protein MVFNRKKKVVPFRTAGELDAMAAAGAIVGRALVAVRAAAKPGVSTLELDDVAEQVIRDAGAVPSFKGYHGFPGSICASVNDRVVHGIPTAEEILSEGDLVSIDCGAILDGWHGDSAWTFGVGTIIEADRLLSEATKLSMEAGIEAMLPGNRLSDVSHAIELGTRAAEQKHGRAYGIVDGYGGHAIGREMHLDPFLANEGAPGKGPKLVVGSVLAIEPMLTLGTTQTQVLGDDWTVVTIDGSRAAHWEHTVAVTENGPRILTLRPE, from the coding sequence GTGGTCTTCAATCGCAAGAAGAAGGTCGTGCCGTTCCGCACGGCAGGTGAGCTGGACGCCATGGCGGCCGCCGGTGCGATCGTCGGTCGCGCCCTGGTTGCCGTGCGCGCGGCCGCCAAGCCCGGCGTCTCCACCCTCGAACTCGACGACGTGGCCGAGCAGGTGATCCGTGACGCGGGCGCCGTACCGTCCTTCAAGGGCTACCACGGCTTCCCCGGTTCCATCTGCGCGTCGGTGAACGATCGTGTGGTGCACGGGATTCCGACCGCGGAAGAGATCCTGTCCGAGGGCGACCTGGTTTCCATCGACTGCGGCGCCATCCTCGACGGCTGGCACGGCGATTCGGCGTGGACGTTCGGCGTCGGCACCATCATCGAGGCCGACCGGCTGCTGAGCGAGGCCACCAAGCTGTCCATGGAGGCGGGCATCGAGGCCATGTTGCCGGGCAACCGTCTCTCCGACGTCTCGCACGCCATCGAACTCGGCACCCGCGCGGCGGAGCAGAAGCACGGTCGCGCCTACGGCATCGTCGACGGCTACGGTGGGCACGCCATCGGCCGCGAGATGCATCTCGACCCGTTCCTCGCCAACGAGGGCGCCCCGGGCAAGGGCCCGAAGCTCGTGGTCGGTTCGGTGCTCGCGATCGAGCCCATGCTGACCCTCGGCACCACGCAGACCCAGGTGCTCGGGGACGATTGGACCGTGGTCACCATTGACGGGTCGCGTGCCGCCCACTGGGAGCACACGGTCGCGGTCACCGAGAACGGCCCCCGCATTCTCACCCTCCGCCCGGAGTAA
- the rplR gene encoding 50S ribosomal protein L18 — translation MAQTENQIAKRKPRGKDVSTTRRLSKTRRHFRLRKKVVGTTERPRLVVNRSSRHLHAQLVDDSVGKTIAAASSIEADVRALDGDKSAKSKKVGELLAERAKAAGVDAVVFDRGGHDYHGRIAALADAAREAGLKF, via the coding sequence ATGGCGCAAACCGAAAATCAGATCGCCAAGCGCAAGCCGCGCGGCAAGGACGTGTCCACGACGCGTCGTCTGTCGAAGACCCGCCGTCACTTCCGTCTGCGCAAGAAGGTCGTCGGCACCACCGAGCGTCCGCGCCTGGTGGTCAACCGCTCCTCGCGGCACCTGCACGCGCAGCTCGTCGACGACTCGGTCGGCAAGACCATCGCCGCCGCGTCCTCGATCGAGGCCGATGTGCGCGCGCTGGACGGCGACAAGTCGGCCAAGAGCAAGAAGGTCGGCGAACTGCTGGCCGAGCGTGCCAAGGCTGCCGGTGTCGACGCCGTCGTGTTCGACCGTGGTGGCCACGACTACCACGGCCGCATCGCCGCGCTCGCCGACGCCGCTCGCGAAGCGGGGTTGAAATTCTGA
- a CDS encoding class I SAM-dependent methyltransferase: MGNTTDRETDKRALRARRASSFGTHAAAYAEHRPDYPLAAVQWALEPVPAVPAPVVLDLGAGTGKLTEGLLAAGATVIAVEPDDGMRVELMRRLPGVRAYEGTAEAIPLATGSVDAIVAGQAFHWFDQDRAFPEFARVLRRGGVFAALWNTDDKRVAWVAGLADVTRTDASTTAVEPGDSALPAHPLFEDFVSAEFPHSQRRTAETLAATIGTHSHTLVVSAQQRAEVLGRIVDYLRSRPETAEGEFDLPLVTLVLRARLRGN; this comes from the coding sequence ATGGGGAATACGACTGATCGAGAAACGGACAAACGTGCCCTGCGCGCCCGGCGCGCATCCTCTTTTGGTACCCACGCGGCAGCCTATGCCGAACACCGGCCCGACTACCCGCTCGCCGCGGTCCAATGGGCTTTGGAACCCGTTCCGGCCGTGCCCGCGCCGGTCGTGCTCGACCTCGGCGCGGGCACCGGAAAACTCACCGAGGGTCTGCTGGCCGCGGGCGCCACGGTGATCGCTGTCGAGCCCGACGACGGTATGCGGGTCGAGTTGATGCGCCGGCTACCCGGCGTGCGGGCGTATGAAGGTACGGCCGAGGCGATTCCGCTGGCGACCGGATCCGTCGACGCGATCGTGGCCGGGCAGGCGTTCCACTGGTTCGATCAGGACCGGGCCTTCCCCGAGTTCGCTCGGGTATTGCGCCGCGGCGGCGTTTTCGCGGCCCTGTGGAACACCGACGACAAACGCGTCGCCTGGGTCGCCGGCCTCGCGGACGTCACCAGGACCGACGCCTCCACTACGGCGGTAGAACCCGGCGATTCGGCGCTGCCCGCGCATCCCCTGTTCGAAGACTTCGTGAGCGCCGAATTCCCGCACTCCCAGCGCCGAACCGCCGAGACGCTGGCCGCGACCATCGGTACCCATTCGCACACGCTGGTGGTGTCCGCGCAGCAGCGGGCCGAGGTGCTCGGCCGAATCGTCGACTATCTGCGCAGCAGGCCCGAGACGGCCGAGGGTGAATTCGACCTTCCCCTGGTCACTTTGGTGCTGCGCGCCAGGCTACGCGGCAACTGA
- a CDS encoding DUF6086 family protein — MSYVFEIGDETVWSPSLRVGDLYVRMLREVASVLGMPAGLSAVASDMCNIDIEVFGELVNLMHETYFTSSHHVLEALIGGVLAPSLVILERSGLGIPPRTEEEREFHDWARRLSMAR, encoded by the coding sequence GTGAGCTACGTTTTCGAGATTGGTGATGAGACGGTCTGGAGTCCGTCGTTGCGGGTTGGAGACCTGTACGTGCGGATGCTCCGGGAGGTCGCGTCAGTTTTGGGGATGCCTGCTGGGCTCAGTGCGGTGGCGTCCGATATGTGTAACATCGATATCGAGGTTTTCGGCGAGCTCGTGAATTTGATGCACGAAACGTATTTCACGAGTAGCCACCACGTACTCGAGGCGTTGATTGGGGGTGTCTTGGCGCCATCTCTTGTGATCCTGGAGCGTAGTGGGCTCGGTATTCCTCCGCGCACCGAAGAGGAACGGGAGTTTCACGATTGGGCGCGCAGGCTATCGATGGCTCGCTGA
- the rpmD gene encoding 50S ribosomal protein L30 yields MADLKVTQIKSTIGAKQNQRDSMRTLGLRKIRQTVVREDTPQNRGLINVVRHLVTVEEV; encoded by the coding sequence ATGGCGGATCTCAAGGTGACCCAGATCAAGAGCACGATCGGTGCGAAGCAGAACCAGCGTGACAGCATGCGCACGCTCGGGCTCCGCAAGATCCGGCAGACCGTGGTTCGCGAGGACACCCCGCAGAACCGCGGCCTGATCAACGTCGTGCGCCACCTCGTGACAGTTGAGGAGGTCTGA
- a CDS encoding deaminase domain-containing protein, which translates to MTEKLEVDPKVYYQAATNCFDAAAALNDSFKYVFGELNSCGHMAGRDEDGRAWGTSYDESARDAVAFFDQTFATLRAYGTALNDLGFEHAKSDAALKGTAQPDRSQDQASTVTFGPYALPASAAGGAPQGLLKASVEVLDAINCPLPDGNTDTLAKAADAWDRLGRIYQNTNAKDKITIAASLFDGVTSQDAVQVREDLKTLETSIGALLDTCKAISKTCLDYKESIEELRNEIKGFIDAIIQEAAIDMAITVIATCLTGVGGLIAGAKAVESARRWSIKIKAAVTAWRARKALQLKGLADDAKTVLAKGKQAVKDLRERLRASKDGHSKREPSLTNSPEFDGSQAANDLRARLAANGEAVANSRNVAVARGQIDGQNISLDAVSGARTPSGTVETPGNPILRPESVDGSVVRSADSEFKILDNLAQNLRPDSKGSIDLYTERAPCDACTNVIEQFKQRFPGVEVNVTYG; encoded by the coding sequence ATGACCGAGAAGCTGGAGGTGGATCCCAAGGTCTACTACCAGGCCGCCACCAACTGCTTCGACGCTGCCGCCGCGCTGAACGACAGCTTCAAGTATGTATTCGGCGAGCTGAACAGCTGCGGTCATATGGCAGGGCGGGACGAGGACGGTCGCGCGTGGGGGACCTCGTACGACGAATCTGCCCGCGACGCCGTAGCGTTCTTCGATCAAACCTTTGCGACGCTCCGCGCATACGGCACGGCTCTCAATGATCTCGGGTTCGAGCACGCGAAATCCGATGCCGCGCTCAAAGGAACAGCACAACCGGACAGGTCGCAGGACCAGGCCTCGACAGTGACGTTCGGCCCGTACGCGCTTCCTGCGTCAGCCGCCGGTGGCGCCCCGCAAGGTCTCTTGAAGGCGTCCGTAGAAGTGCTCGACGCCATCAACTGCCCACTCCCGGACGGCAACACCGACACTTTGGCCAAGGCGGCCGACGCCTGGGATCGCCTTGGCAGGATCTACCAGAACACCAACGCCAAAGACAAAATCACCATCGCCGCAAGCCTTTTCGATGGTGTGACCTCGCAGGACGCCGTCCAGGTCCGGGAGGATCTGAAGACTCTCGAAACCTCCATCGGCGCGCTACTCGACACGTGCAAGGCGATCAGCAAGACCTGCCTCGACTACAAGGAGTCGATCGAAGAACTCCGCAATGAGATCAAAGGCTTCATCGACGCCATCATCCAAGAAGCCGCGATCGACATGGCGATCACCGTCATCGCCACCTGCCTAACCGGCGTCGGTGGCCTGATCGCCGGCGCAAAAGCCGTAGAGTCGGCCCGCCGCTGGTCCATAAAAATCAAAGCCGCCGTCACCGCCTGGCGAGCACGCAAAGCCCTCCAGCTCAAAGGCCTAGCAGACGACGCGAAGACCGTGCTCGCGAAGGGGAAGCAAGCAGTCAAGGACTTGCGTGAGCGACTGCGTGCCAGCAAAGATGGCCACAGCAAGCGCGAGCCAAGTTTGACGAACAGTCCGGAGTTCGACGGCAGTCAAGCGGCAAATGACCTGCGGGCCAGGCTAGCCGCGAATGGTGAGGCGGTCGCAAATTCTAGAAATGTTGCTGTCGCCCGAGGGCAGATCGACGGGCAGAACATTTCTCTCGATGCAGTGAGTGGGGCGCGAACTCCGTCGGGTACTGTTGAGACACCCGGTAATCCGATCCTTCGGCCTGAATCTGTTGATGGGTCGGTAGTCCGATCAGCTGATTCCGAGTTCAAGATTTTGGATAATCTTGCGCAGAACCTCCGCCCTGATTCGAAAGGAAGTATCGATCTGTATACCGAGCGGGCACCTTGTGACGCTTGTACAAATGTGATCGAGCAGTTCAAGCAGAGATTTCCGGGAGTGGAGGTGAATGTGACGTATGGCTAG
- the secY gene encoding preprotein translocase subunit SecY, with protein sequence MLSAFVSAFRTPDLRRKILFTLGLIALYRLGAALPSPGVDYKAVQECVKQVSGGEDAGIYQLINLFSGGALLQLSVFAIGIMPYITASIIIQLLTVVIPRFEELRKEGQSGQTKMTQYTRYLSIALAILQATGLVALASRGQLLQGCQKDIIADNGIFAMIIIVLVMTAGAALVMWFGEQITERGIGNGMSLLIFAGIAARIPTEGKSILDSRGGLVFGLVCVAAFAIIVAVIFVEQGQRRIPVQYAKRVVGRKMYGGSSTYLPLKVNQAGVIPVIFASSLLYLPNLVAQLTSARNNPDPSWWQDIINKYLVSPGNPVYIAIYFGLIVFFTYFYVAITFNPEERADEMKKFGGFIPGYRPGKPTADYLNFVLSRITLPGSIYLGLVAVLPNLFLDIGASANTQNLPFGGTAVLIMVSVGLDTVKQIESQLMNRNYEGFLK encoded by the coding sequence GTGCTTTCCGCCTTCGTATCGGCCTTCCGGACTCCGGACTTACGGCGGAAGATTCTCTTCACGCTGGGGTTGATCGCGCTGTACCGGTTGGGTGCCGCGCTGCCGTCCCCCGGTGTCGACTACAAGGCCGTCCAGGAGTGCGTCAAGCAGGTGTCCGGCGGTGAAGACGCCGGTATCTACCAGCTGATCAACCTGTTCTCCGGTGGTGCGCTACTGCAGCTTTCGGTGTTCGCGATCGGCATCATGCCGTACATCACCGCGAGCATCATCATCCAGCTGCTGACCGTCGTCATCCCGCGGTTCGAGGAACTGCGCAAGGAAGGCCAGTCTGGCCAGACCAAGATGACGCAGTACACCCGGTACCTGTCCATCGCGCTGGCGATCCTGCAGGCCACCGGCCTGGTCGCGCTCGCGTCGCGCGGTCAGCTGCTGCAGGGCTGCCAGAAGGACATCATCGCCGACAACGGCATCTTCGCGATGATCATCATCGTGCTGGTGATGACCGCCGGCGCGGCACTGGTCATGTGGTTCGGCGAGCAGATCACCGAGCGTGGTATCGGCAACGGCATGTCGCTGCTGATCTTCGCCGGCATCGCGGCCCGCATCCCGACCGAGGGCAAGTCCATCCTGGACAGCCGCGGCGGACTGGTGTTCGGCCTGGTGTGTGTCGCGGCGTTCGCGATCATCGTCGCCGTCATCTTCGTCGAGCAGGGCCAGCGCCGGATTCCGGTGCAGTACGCCAAGCGCGTGGTCGGCCGCAAGATGTACGGCGGCTCCTCTACCTACCTGCCGTTGAAGGTCAATCAGGCCGGTGTCATCCCGGTGATCTTCGCGTCCTCGCTGCTGTACCTGCCCAACCTGGTGGCTCAGCTAACCTCCGCGCGCAACAACCCGGATCCGAGTTGGTGGCAGGACATCATCAACAAGTACCTGGTGTCTCCGGGCAACCCGGTCTACATCGCGATCTACTTCGGTCTGATCGTGTTCTTCACCTACTTCTATGTCGCGATCACCTTCAACCCGGAGGAACGCGCGGACGAGATGAAGAAGTTCGGTGGCTTCATTCCGGGGTATCGCCCGGGTAAGCCCACCGCCGACTACCTCAACTTCGTCCTGAGCCGTATCACCCTCCCCGGCTCGATCTACCTCGGTCTCGTTGCCGTGCTGCCGAACCTGTTCCTGGATATCGGCGCATCCGCTAACACCCAGAACCTCCCGTTCGGTGGCACCGCGGTGCTGATCATGGTGAGCGTCGGTCTGGACACCGTGAAGCAGATCGAAAGCCAGCTGATGAATCGAAATTACGAAGGGTTCCTCAAGTGA
- a CDS encoding DUF7683 domain-containing protein → MNYLEAYDKKTGILVVEYPLHNVELTALKKMLGIDEGIEIYGCDVSPTQAATLGEYINKPFQVDETCDYQIGFHRE, encoded by the coding sequence TTGAACTACCTGGAAGCCTATGACAAGAAGACTGGAATCCTGGTTGTCGAGTATCCGCTACACAACGTAGAACTCACGGCACTGAAGAAGATGCTCGGCATCGACGAAGGTATCGAAATATACGGCTGCGACGTCTCTCCGACGCAGGCAGCGACACTCGGCGAATACATCAATAAGCCGTTCCAGGTCGACGAAACGTGCGACTACCAGATCGGTTTCCATCGAGAATAG
- a CDS encoding DUF4254 domain-containing protein: MTTGQLPAKHQVLQACRGDHPEDNPLLRCAHELTTLHERRISADRRSADEIDALRASLVRDIDRWITVQLPPAHGAAHVHTETVGAVIDRLAQFTANAYAALASASEWDLWDAWQRLAELAVGYDDLAAEVCAGVRRLPGAS, encoded by the coding sequence ATGACGACGGGCCAGCTCCCCGCCAAACATCAAGTGCTGCAGGCCTGCCGGGGTGATCATCCGGAAGACAATCCGCTGCTGCGGTGCGCGCACGAGCTGACCACCCTGCACGAGCGGCGGATCAGCGCCGATCGCCGGTCCGCGGACGAAATCGACGCGCTGCGTGCGAGTTTGGTGCGCGACATCGATCGCTGGATCACCGTCCAGTTGCCGCCCGCGCACGGCGCCGCCCACGTGCACACCGAAACGGTCGGCGCGGTGATCGATCGGCTCGCCCAATTCACCGCCAACGCCTACGCCGCGCTGGCGAGTGCGTCGGAGTGGGATCTGTGGGATGCCTGGCAGCGGTTGGCCGAACTGGCCGTCGGCTACGACGACTTGGCTGCCGAGGTCTGCGCCGGCGTACGGCGGCTGCCGGGCGCGTCGTAA
- a CDS encoding WXG100 family type VII secretion target has product MGADTPAFSVELGKLEELAARMRGYKAAVTDRLAELEAKAKEVEGVWVGSAAVAYTDAHREWVAGVTDMQDGLAALESALKTAHESYTNAATQTRRILGI; this is encoded by the coding sequence ATGGGCGCTGATACGCCGGCCTTCTCGGTCGAACTCGGCAAACTCGAAGAGCTCGCGGCGCGGATGCGCGGCTATAAGGCGGCAGTCACCGATCGCCTGGCGGAGCTCGAGGCGAAAGCCAAAGAGGTCGAAGGCGTTTGGGTTGGCAGCGCGGCCGTGGCCTACACCGACGCGCACCGCGAGTGGGTCGCGGGCGTCACCGACATGCAGGACGGGCTCGCCGCTCTCGAATCCGCCCTGAAGACGGCCCATGAGAGCTACACGAACGCCGCCACTCAGACCCGACGAATTCTCGGCATATGA
- the rplF gene encoding 50S ribosomal protein L6 — protein sequence MSRIGKKPIAIPAGVEVTIDGQQVSVKGPKGTLSHTVAEPITVAKGEDGQLEVVRPNDERQSRALHGLTRTLISNMVEGVTKGYEKKMEIFGVGYRVQAKGSNLEFALGYSHPVPIEAPAGITFAVESPTKFSVSGIDKQAVGQISAVIHGLRKPDPYKGKGIRYAGEVVRRKVGKTGK from the coding sequence ATGTCGCGTATTGGCAAGAAGCCCATCGCAATCCCGGCGGGCGTCGAGGTGACCATCGACGGCCAGCAGGTGTCGGTGAAGGGTCCCAAGGGCACCCTGTCGCACACCGTCGCCGAGCCGATCACCGTCGCCAAGGGTGAGGACGGCCAGCTCGAGGTCGTTCGCCCGAACGACGAGCGCCAGAGCCGCGCGCTGCACGGCCTGACCCGCACCCTGATCTCGAACATGGTCGAGGGTGTGACCAAGGGCTACGAGAAGAAGATGGAAATCTTCGGCGTCGGTTACCGCGTGCAGGCCAAGGGCTCGAACCTGGAGTTCGCCCTGGGCTACAGCCACCCGGTGCCGATCGAGGCCCCGGCGGGCATCACCTTCGCGGTGGAGTCGCCCACCAAGTTCTCTGTGTCCGGAATCGACAAGCAGGCGGTCGGCCAGATCTCTGCCGTGATCCACGGACTGCGTAAGCCCGACCCGTACAAGGGCAAGGGCATCCGCTACGCCGGCGAGGTCGTTCGCCGCAAGGTCGGAAAGACGGGTAAGTGA
- a CDS encoding SMI1/KNR4 family protein: MASEEGEAAMRALCQDLVESGFAKAGEIAGCTADEVAEVVATAPDSFPVPDEYLAFLAVLGKAAGTFFVGTDLFYPSLLEANEAAADISSGPGEDLSLSDRFFFGHHQGYKVYFFERNAEAVYVYQEGHPEIQRLASSFLEFLRQAFELQKSLRNG, from the coding sequence ATGGCTAGCGAAGAAGGTGAAGCGGCCATGAGGGCTTTGTGTCAGGACCTCGTGGAGTCAGGCTTCGCAAAGGCTGGCGAGATAGCGGGTTGCACGGCCGATGAGGTCGCCGAAGTTGTTGCCACGGCTCCGGATTCGTTTCCGGTTCCTGACGAGTACCTCGCGTTTCTGGCGGTGCTGGGCAAAGCTGCTGGTACGTTTTTTGTCGGTACCGATCTGTTCTACCCGTCACTGCTCGAGGCAAACGAAGCGGCAGCGGATATAAGTAGCGGGCCGGGCGAAGATTTGTCGTTGAGTGATCGTTTTTTCTTCGGGCATCACCAGGGCTATAAAGTGTACTTCTTCGAGCGGAACGCGGAAGCGGTGTATGTATATCAGGAGGGGCATCCCGAAATTCAACGGCTGGCAAGCTCGTTCCTGGAGTTCCTGCGACAGGCATTCGAATTGCAGAAGAGTCTACGTAATGGTTGA
- the rplO gene encoding 50S ribosomal protein L15 translates to MTIKLHHLRPAPGAKTEKTRVGRGEGSKGKTAGRGTKGTKARKNVPAAFEGGQMPLHMRLPKLKGFTNRFRTEYQVVNVGAIAKLFPEGGEIGKAELVAAGAVRKNQLVKVLGDGEIGVAVQVTVDKVTGAAKEKITAAGGTVTELG, encoded by the coding sequence ATGACCATCAAGTTGCATCACCTGCGTCCCGCACCGGGTGCCAAGACCGAGAAGACTCGGGTCGGCCGTGGTGAGGGTTCCAAGGGTAAGACCGCGGGCCGCGGTACCAAGGGCACCAAGGCTCGTAAGAACGTACCGGCCGCCTTCGAGGGTGGGCAGATGCCGCTGCACATGCGGCTGCCCAAGCTCAAGGGCTTCACGAACCGGTTCCGCACGGAATACCAGGTCGTGAACGTCGGCGCTATCGCCAAGCTGTTCCCCGAGGGTGGCGAGATCGGCAAGGCCGAGCTCGTCGCGGCCGGCGCGGTTCGCAAGAACCAGCTGGTGAAGGTCCTCGGCGACGGCGAGATCGGCGTCGCGGTCCAGGTGACCGTCGACAAGGTCACCGGCGCGGCGAAGGAAAAGATCACCGCGGCCGGTGGCACTGTCACCGAGCTGGGCTGA
- the rpsH gene encoding 30S ribosomal protein S8 has protein sequence MTMTDPIADFLTRLRNANSAYHDQVKAPHSKLKANIAEILKREGYIADYRTEDATVGKSLVVDLKYGPSRERSLQGLRRVSKPGLRVYAKSTNLPKVLGGLGVAIISTSTGLLTDRQAAKQGVGGEVLAYVW, from the coding sequence ATGACCATGACTGATCCGATCGCAGACTTCCTGACGCGTCTGCGCAACGCCAACTCGGCGTACCACGATCAGGTGAAGGCTCCGCACTCGAAGCTCAAGGCGAACATCGCCGAGATCCTCAAGCGCGAGGGCTACATCGCCGACTACCGCACCGAAGACGCGACCGTGGGCAAGAGCCTGGTCGTCGATCTGAAGTACGGCCCCAGCCGTGAGCGCAGCCTGCAGGGCCTGCGTCGCGTCTCGAAGCCGGGTCTGCGTGTGTACGCGAAGTCCACCAACCTGCCCAAGGTCCTGGGCGGCCTCGGCGTGGCGATCATCTCCACGTCGACCGGTCTGCTCACCGATCGCCAGGCGGCCAAGCAAGGTGTAGGCGGGGAAGTCCTCGCCTACGTCTGGTAA